One stretch of Girardinichthys multiradiatus isolate DD_20200921_A chromosome 2, DD_fGirMul_XY1, whole genome shotgun sequence DNA includes these proteins:
- the chkb gene encoding choline/ethanolamine kinase — protein sequence MRFRTSSYVWLLQLSSFIGELRVSACPSRRLITSTFYGGVHLLLTRKLTMQSCRNATHSICCGTEGLGTAEKPGPALRCGNISRPTFSLEDARSPGEKKRVIASSLLVDERHLRTPSPPLDDDSEAESFRDGRSDEVDRDTKCRAFLWCRDFLSGSWKTVQEADFQISIVSGGLSNLLYMCSLPEHVPCLGEEPRQVLLRVYGAILQGVDSLVLESVMFAILAERTLGPKLYGIFPEGRLEQYLPNTRMRTEQLSDPVISAEIATKLAHFHDMVMPFNKEPKWLFGTIDKYMDQVMKIHFVRDTHVKKYKKLMKFDLPAELKSLRSLLAATPSPVVFCHNDVQEGNILMLEERDHTSTERFMLIDFEYSSYNYRGFDFGNHFCEWMYDYTYNEWPFYKVTPENYPTREQQLHFIRNYLAEQHRLSRTDLDQAQIEEDLIIEANRYALASHFLWGLWSIIQAKISKIEFGYMDYAQSRFDAYFKQKKLFS from the exons ATGCGGTTCAGGACGTCCAGCTATGTTTGGCTCCTCCAGTTAAGCAGCTTTATCGGTGAACTGCGTGTGTCAGCCTGCCCGTCCCGACGCCTCATCACATCGACATTTTACGGCGGGGTTCATTTACTCCTCACCCGGAAACTCACGATGCAGTCTTGTAGAAATGCGACCCACAGTATCTGTTGCGGCACGGAGGGTTTGGGCACAGCGGAGAAACCGGGGCCAGCGCTCCGCTGCGGTAACATTTCCAGGCCCACTTTCTCCTTGGAAGACGCCCGATCTCCGGGAGAGAAGAAGCGAGTCATTGCGAGCTCGCTTTTGGTCGATGAGCGACACTTGAGGACCCCGAGCCCCCCGCTGGACGATGACTCAGAGGCTGAGTCTTTTCGGGATGGAAGAAGCGATGAGGTCGATCGGGACACAAAATGCAGAGCGTTTTTGTGGTGCAGAGATTTTTTGTCTGGATCTTGGAAAACTGTCCAAGAAGCGGACTTTCAAATTAGTATCGTCAG TGGTGGATTGAGTAATCTACTTTACATGTGTAGTTTGCCTGAACATGTTCCATGTTTGGGGGAAGAACCCCGGCAGGTGCTCCTGAGAGTCTACGGTGCCATCTTGCAG GGTGTGGATTCTCTTGTCCTGGAGAGTGTGATGTTTGCTATTCTGGCAGAGCGAACGTTGGGGCCAAAACTTTATGGCATTTTTCCGGAGGGACGCTTGGAACAGTACCTGCCA AACACACGCATGCGCACGGAACAGCTGTCAGATCCAGTCATTTCGGCTGAGATTGCCACCAAGCTGGCACACTTCCATGACATGGTCATGCCCTTTAACAAAGAGCCCAAGTGGCTGTTCGGGACCATTGACAA ATATATGGATCAAGTGATGAAGATTCATTTTGTGCGTGACACACATGTGAAGAAGTACAAGAAACTGATGAAGTTTGACCTGCCTGCTGAGCTCAAGAGTCTCCG TTCATTGCTGGCAGCAACCCCGTCTCCAGTGGTGTTTTGCCATAATGACGTCCAAGAAG GAAACATCCTCATGCTGGAGGAAAGGGACCACACATCGACAGAAAGATTTATGCTTATAGACTTCGAATACAGCAGTTACAATTACAG GGGCTTCGACTTTGGGAACCATTTCTGTGAGTGGATGTATGATTACACATACAACGAGTGGCCGTTTTACAAAGTCACACCTGAGAACTACCCAACCAGAGAGCAGCAG CTTCACTTCATAAGGAATTATTTAGCCGAGCAACATCGGCTCTCCAGGACTGACCTGGACCAGGCACAAATTGAAGAGGATTTGATCATTGAAGCCAAcag ATATGCATTAGCATCGCATTTCCTTTGGGGGCTGTGGTCCATCATTCAAGCTAAGATATCCAAGATTGAGTTTGGATATATG GATTACGCTCAGAGCCGTTTTGATGCCTACTTCAAGCAAAAAAAGCTCTTCTCCTGA
- the LOC124859046 gene encoding kelch-like protein 21 isoform X1, with amino-acid sequence MINAIRQCFMILIKCLIVWLKHGIKRLLGANLVPNNWIASTRIPHRRSCQADSEEWKTNEALRTYHLGDENGAKVTIQTSTHAFHVDLHKLSECSEYFRALSQSSMRETSESLINLDHVSSSIFHNLLEFCFNHDFKVPQEELGSHIQVGSYLLAEAFVSRCLLVLTHELSPSNCFSYLSLAQEIFCLELKNTVFTYLSWNLLELPHVLRCLSDEEREEVINLRVKGERCLCSFRKENLTSWNDPETECARRIFTMNGPEDSGDWHTLTELPFRADKWCFTAVVLYNYLYAIGGYRQRMKRGWEFTMASFRYNPLNNSWVATSPLIKHRRHFSAVACEGYIYAVGGWYLDSLVTPDSSTALYTAVERYDPWEDTWRFVSSLPLTDFQFTVSLSHDVPLTTSLGECIYVLGSIQRTGEKLLLKYNTKQDSWSELLPTLTRADVDLPTLYFLGAADKLLVVGGNNSENVVTSFCVKSKKWGQIHRAGKVSYAGQGTLVGDRLLMPSIEHNTVIRLDLQTLTIRMLPPLPVPTLYEAIFYLYF; translated from the exons ATGATTAATGCAATCAGGCAGTGTTTCATGATACTCATTAAGTGTTTAATCGTATGGCTGAAACATGGTATTAAAAGACTGTTGGGTGCTAATTTGGTTCCCAACAACTGGATAGCATCCACCCGTATCCCTCATAGAAGATCATGTCAAGCAGACTCAGAGGAGTGGAAAACTAACGAGGCTCTCCGCACGTATCATCTAGGAGATGAAAATGGAGCCAAGGTTACAATCCAAACCAGCACACATGCCTTTCAT GTGGACCTCCATAAGCTATCAGAGTGCAGCGAGTACTTCAGGGCTTTGTCCCAATCCAGTATGAGAGAGACCTCAGAAAGCCTCATTAATCTTGATCACGTGTCCTCCTCCATTTTCCACAATCTCCTTGAGTTCTGCTTCAATCATGATTTTAAAGTTCCCCAAGAAGAACTGGGGTCACACATTCAG GTGGGCAGCTATCTTTTGGCTGAAGCCTTCGTCTCAAGGTGCCTGTTAGTCTTGACACATGAACTCAGTCCATCTAACTGCTTTTCATACTTGAGCCTTGCTCAGGAGATTTTCTGTTTAGAGCTGAAGAACACAGTATTCACTTATTTGAGCTGGAACCTGCTGGAGCTGCCACATGTGCTGAG GTGTCTGAGCGatgaggagagggaggaagtcATCAACCTGAGAGTAAAAGGAGAGCGATGCCTGTGCAGCTTCAGGAAAGAAAACCTAACTTCTTGGAACGACCCAGAAACGGAATGTGCCCGGCGCATTTTCACCATGAATGGGCCAGAGGACAGTGGAGATTGGCACACACTTACAGAGCTTCCCTTCAGGGCGGATAAGTGGTGTTTTACTGCAGTGGTGCTGTATAACTACCTGTATGCCATAGGAGGCTACAGGCAGCGCATGAAGAGAGGCTGGGAGTTCACTATGGCTTCATTTAGGTATAATCCTTTAAACAATTCATGGGTGGCTACATCACCTCTGATAAAG CACAGAAGACACTTCAGCGCAGTGGCCTGTGAAGGCTATATTTATGCAGTTGGAGGCTGGTATTTGGATTCTCTGGTGACTCCAGACTCCAGCACAGCTCTGTACACAGCTGTGGAGCGCTACGATCCATGGGAGGACACATGGAG gtTTGTATCCTCATTGCCACTCACCGACTTCCAGTTCACTGTGTCCTTATCCCATGATGTTCCCCTCACTACCAGCCTTGGAGAATGTATCTATGTGCTGGGGAGCATTCAGAGGACAGGAGAGAAATTACTGCTGAAGTACAACACAAAGCAAG ACTCATGGTCTGAACTGCTTCCCACCCTGACAAGAGCTGACGTAGACCTTCCTACCCTCTACTTCCTGGGGGCTGCTGACAAGCTGCTTGTGGTTGGTGGGAACAACTCTGAAAATGTAGTGACGTCATTCTGTGTGAAATCCAAAAAATGGGGACAG ATTCACAGAGCAGGCAAAGTGTCATACGCTGGACAGGGGACACTTGTAGGTGACCGGCTTCTGATGCCCAGTATAGAGCACAACACTGTCATAAGGCTGGATCTTCAAACCTTAACCATTAGGATGCTCCCACCTTTACCTGTCCCCACCCTCTATGAGGCGATCTTTTACCTTTACTTTTGA
- the LOC124859046 gene encoding kelch repeat and BTB domain-containing protein 11 isoform X2, whose protein sequence is MRETSESLINLDHVSSSIFHNLLEFCFNHDFKVPQEELGSHIQVGSYLLAEAFVSRCLLVLTHELSPSNCFSYLSLAQEIFCLELKNTVFTYLSWNLLELPHVLRCLSDEEREEVINLRVKGERCLCSFRKENLTSWNDPETECARRIFTMNGPEDSGDWHTLTELPFRADKWCFTAVVLYNYLYAIGGYRQRMKRGWEFTMASFRYNPLNNSWVATSPLIKHRRHFSAVACEGYIYAVGGWYLDSLVTPDSSTALYTAVERYDPWEDTWRFVSSLPLTDFQFTVSLSHDVPLTTSLGECIYVLGSIQRTGEKLLLKYNTKQDSWSELLPTLTRADVDLPTLYFLGAADKLLVVGGNNSENVVTSFCVKSKKWGQIHRAGKVSYAGQGTLVGDRLLMPSIEHNTVIRLDLQTLTIRMLPPLPVPTLYEAIFYLYF, encoded by the exons ATGAGAGAGACCTCAGAAAGCCTCATTAATCTTGATCACGTGTCCTCCTCCATTTTCCACAATCTCCTTGAGTTCTGCTTCAATCATGATTTTAAAGTTCCCCAAGAAGAACTGGGGTCACACATTCAG GTGGGCAGCTATCTTTTGGCTGAAGCCTTCGTCTCAAGGTGCCTGTTAGTCTTGACACATGAACTCAGTCCATCTAACTGCTTTTCATACTTGAGCCTTGCTCAGGAGATTTTCTGTTTAGAGCTGAAGAACACAGTATTCACTTATTTGAGCTGGAACCTGCTGGAGCTGCCACATGTGCTGAG GTGTCTGAGCGatgaggagagggaggaagtcATCAACCTGAGAGTAAAAGGAGAGCGATGCCTGTGCAGCTTCAGGAAAGAAAACCTAACTTCTTGGAACGACCCAGAAACGGAATGTGCCCGGCGCATTTTCACCATGAATGGGCCAGAGGACAGTGGAGATTGGCACACACTTACAGAGCTTCCCTTCAGGGCGGATAAGTGGTGTTTTACTGCAGTGGTGCTGTATAACTACCTGTATGCCATAGGAGGCTACAGGCAGCGCATGAAGAGAGGCTGGGAGTTCACTATGGCTTCATTTAGGTATAATCCTTTAAACAATTCATGGGTGGCTACATCACCTCTGATAAAG CACAGAAGACACTTCAGCGCAGTGGCCTGTGAAGGCTATATTTATGCAGTTGGAGGCTGGTATTTGGATTCTCTGGTGACTCCAGACTCCAGCACAGCTCTGTACACAGCTGTGGAGCGCTACGATCCATGGGAGGACACATGGAG gtTTGTATCCTCATTGCCACTCACCGACTTCCAGTTCACTGTGTCCTTATCCCATGATGTTCCCCTCACTACCAGCCTTGGAGAATGTATCTATGTGCTGGGGAGCATTCAGAGGACAGGAGAGAAATTACTGCTGAAGTACAACACAAAGCAAG ACTCATGGTCTGAACTGCTTCCCACCCTGACAAGAGCTGACGTAGACCTTCCTACCCTCTACTTCCTGGGGGCTGCTGACAAGCTGCTTGTGGTTGGTGGGAACAACTCTGAAAATGTAGTGACGTCATTCTGTGTGAAATCCAAAAAATGGGGACAG ATTCACAGAGCAGGCAAAGTGTCATACGCTGGACAGGGGACACTTGTAGGTGACCGGCTTCTGATGCCCAGTATAGAGCACAACACTGTCATAAGGCTGGATCTTCAAACCTTAACCATTAGGATGCTCCCACCTTTACCTGTCCCCACCCTCTATGAGGCGATCTTTTACCTTTACTTTTGA